The genomic window ACCATGTGTTAAAATAATAGCTTTTGGTTTTGCACCCTCACCGTAGAGCTCTTCAGCAGCATCGATAATTTTTCTGGCAGATTGGGGCATACCTGCATCAACCAATACCCAATCTCCAGGGGTGTCAGAAATAGTGACAAAACAAATATTGACGATTTGAACGGTATAGCATTGGACACCTTGAGCGACAAGTTGAAACATGCCGCTAGCAATAGATGTCATCGGCATAACTCGTTCAGTTGAAGGACTTCCTTCCAAATTAACATCTTCCAAGGGGATGCCTCCTTTTCGTTTTGATATAAGTTTCCCCTTGTTTGAAGATGGGTATGCGGATTGAATTAATTAAAAAACAAAGAGCCCTTTTTTAGGAGAGGGCTCTTCAAAAAGCTATTTAGACTTCACGATTATGATAAAAATTCTTGAGGATTTAATCCTAATTCCATACAGATTTCTGAAACGATCTGCTTTTCACTAGGATCGAAGTGACCGTCTGCATAGCCGAGTGCGATACAATAACGAGCAACAAGGCGAGCAATTTCAGGCTTCGATCTGACACGCCCTAAAGCTCTAAATGCTTCAGCACGCCCGATAATAGAATCACGTTCAATTTTTTGGACAAAGTAATTAAATTGCTGCATCACTTTGCTTGTATCAAAAACGCGCAATTCTTCGCTTTGATTGACAAATTCCATCATTTTTTGTCGCTCGGAAGGATCCAGTCTGCCATCAGCTAATGATACGAGTGCACATGCTGCAACAACAGCATCTAGAACATCCTGGCTTTTATAGCGGGCAAATAATTCTTGAGCTTTTCTTTTTTGCTGGTTAGCCCATTGTGTATAATCAGTTTGATTAGGGGACCAGGCGTTTCCGCAGTTGTTGCATGTAAATTTAAGCTGGTTTTTGCCAATAAATCCTCCTAATAAACCGACCGGACCAAGGATTAACCCGCCAATTGCCGCCTTACCAAGACCAAAGCCTTTCTCACCTGTTCGTACATTTGAGGAACCACATCGAGTGCAATTAATATTGTCTCCGCCATAAGATTGCCCTGAGGAATAGCCTTGACCGTATGTAGGCTGATTATAGCTTGCCTGCTGGCCATAGGCAGGCTGATTGAAAGGCTGGCTTTGCTGCATTGTTTGATTATACGCTGGTTGATTATAGGAAGGATTGTGCGTATTTGGTTGACCGAAAGCCGGCTGATTATAGGCTGTATGTTGTTGGCTCGAAAAAGGCTGCGCTTGATGAGAGCCGGCATATGGTTGATTGATGGGCTGTGATTGATAAGCTGGTTGTGCAGAAGCAGGCTCATCATCTACTTGAACGCCAAAATTTCTGCAAAGTGCAGCTAACCCGCCTTGAAAGCCACTCGCAATGGCATTGAATTTCCACTCTCCGTTATGGCGATACAGTTCAGCTGCCACAATGGCCGTTTCTACAGTAAAATCACGTCCTAAGTCGAAACGAATTAATTCCTCATTAGTAATAGCGTTAAAAATTCGAACATAGGCATTAGCAACTTGTCCGAAGTTTTGCTGTTTAACATGTGCATCATGGATTGTGATGGTAAATGCAATCCGGTGAATAGAAGGAGGAACTTTATTTAATTCTATTGTAATTTGTTCATCATCACTGGCTCCAGCTCCAGTACGATTATCACCGCT from Bacillus sp. DTU_2020_1000418_1_SI_GHA_SEK_038 includes these protein-coding regions:
- a CDS encoding TerD family protein — protein: MGVTLRKGQKVDLTKAHPGLEVVVAGLGWDVSHSHSQYDLDASAFLVGPSGKVQSDMDFVFYNNPRGGNGSIIYSGDNRTGAGASDDEQITIELNKVPPSIHRIAFTITIHDAHVKQQNFGQVANAYVRIFNAITNEELIRFDLGRDFTVETAIVAAELYRHNGEWKFNAIASGFQGGLAALCRNFGVQVDDEPASAQPAYQSQPINQPYAGSHQAQPFSSQQHTAYNQPAFGQPNTHNPSYNQPAYNQTMQQSQPFNQPAYGQQASYNQPTYGQGYSSGQSYGGDNINCTRCGSSNVRTGEKGFGLGKAAIGGLILGPVGLLGGFIGKNQLKFTCNNCGNAWSPNQTDYTQWANQQKRKAQELFARYKSQDVLDAVVAACALVSLADGRLDPSERQKMMEFVNQSEELRVFDTSKVMQQFNYFVQKIERDSIIGRAEAFRALGRVRSKPEIARLVARYCIALGYADGHFDPSEKQIVSEICMELGLNPQEFLS